In one Nocardia tengchongensis genomic region, the following are encoded:
- a CDS encoding enoyl-CoA hydratase-related protein codes for MAEFVTVDRGVAEGVAVLRIARPPMNLIDLQVALEVSAAADAIAADASIAAVVVYGDERVFSAGDELAELARLTPEQAQAMVADFQSALGCLARLPQPTVAAISGYALGSGLELALAADRRIIGDNVKLGLPQIKAGLIPLAGIRRLSLLIGPSAAKDLVYSGRFVDHEEAAALGLVDEVVAPDDVFAAALRWARQFVGGPGTALAAAKRVFEAGTHGHDRARREWSELFGTPDQQVGTRSYLVDGPDAAPFTSRSVAR; via the coding sequence GTGGCCGAATTCGTGACCGTGGACCGGGGTGTGGCAGAGGGTGTCGCGGTACTCCGCATCGCCCGCCCGCCGATGAATCTGATCGATCTGCAGGTGGCGCTCGAGGTGTCGGCCGCTGCCGACGCGATCGCCGCCGACGCGTCGATCGCGGCCGTGGTGGTCTACGGCGACGAGCGGGTCTTCAGCGCCGGCGACGAGCTGGCCGAGCTGGCCCGCCTCACCCCGGAGCAGGCGCAGGCCATGGTCGCGGACTTCCAGTCGGCGCTGGGCTGCCTGGCCCGGCTGCCGCAGCCGACCGTCGCCGCCATCAGCGGCTACGCGCTGGGTTCGGGCCTGGAGCTGGCGCTGGCCGCGGATCGCCGGATCATCGGCGACAACGTGAAACTGGGTCTGCCGCAGATCAAGGCGGGCCTGATCCCGCTCGCCGGCATCCGCCGCCTGAGCCTGCTGATCGGCCCGTCGGCCGCGAAGGATCTGGTGTACAGCGGCCGCTTCGTGGACCACGAGGAGGCCGCGGCGCTGGGTCTGGTCGACGAGGTGGTCGCGCCCGACGATGTCTTCGCCGCCGCCCTGCGCTGGGCGCGGCAGTTCGTGGGTGGTCCGGGCACCGCGCTGGCGGCCGCGAAACGGGTCTTCGAGGCGGGTACGCACGGCCATGATCGGGCGCGTCGGGAGTGGTCGGAGTTGTTCGGCACACCGGATCAGCAGGTTGGAACACGTTCTTATTTGGTCGACGGTCCGGATGCGGCCCCGTTCACGTCCCGTTCAGTGGCCCGATAA
- a CDS encoding NUDIX domain-containing protein produces MLVRDGAHGPEVFLQRRVGEMAFAAGMTVFPGGGVDPSDASVALDWAGPDADWWAEAFGIDAGRAQALVCAAVRETFEECGVLLAGPTADTVVTDTAVYAEARGQLEGRELSFAEFLTRENLVLRADLLRPWDNWITPVIEPRRYDTRFFVAVLPQGQLADGATSEAEVVSWCTPAEAIRRWHEGTDVLLPPTWTQLAALGEFASTAEILAADRTIAPIMPVYDPEADGPALAFPNADRYFAELPKNARIRGSQRPE; encoded by the coding sequence ATGGCGTTCGCGGCCGGCATGACCGTCTTCCCCGGTGGCGGCGTCGACCCCTCCGACGCGTCGGTCGCCCTGGACTGGGCCGGACCCGACGCGGACTGGTGGGCCGAGGCCTTCGGCATCGACGCGGGTCGCGCCCAGGCGTTGGTGTGCGCGGCCGTGCGCGAGACCTTCGAGGAATGCGGCGTGCTGCTGGCCGGGCCGACCGCCGACACCGTCGTCACCGACACCGCCGTCTACGCCGAGGCCCGCGGTCAGCTCGAAGGCCGCGAGCTGTCCTTCGCCGAATTCCTCACCCGCGAGAACCTGGTGCTGCGCGCCGATCTGCTGCGGCCCTGGGACAACTGGATCACCCCGGTGATCGAGCCGCGTCGCTACGACACCCGCTTCTTCGTCGCCGTGCTGCCGCAGGGTCAGCTCGCCGACGGCGCGACCTCCGAGGCCGAGGTCGTCTCCTGGTGCACCCCCGCCGAGGCCATCCGCCGCTGGCACGAGGGCACCGACGTGCTGCTGCCGCCGACTTGGACCCAGCTCGCGGCCCTGGGCGAATTCGCTTCCACCGCCGAGATTCTCGCGGCCGACCGGACCATCGCCCCGATCATGCCGGTCTACGACCCCGAGGCAGACGGCCCGGCGCTGGCGTTCCCGAACGCCGACCGCTACTTCGCGGAGCTGCCGAAGAACGCGCGCATCCGGGGTTCGCAGCGGCCGGAGTAG